A window from Pseudomonas moraviensis encodes these proteins:
- a CDS encoding sulfate/molybdate ABC transporter ATP-binding protein — translation MSIEVRNVSKNFNAFKALDNISLDIQSGELVALLGPSGCGKTTLLRIIAGLETPDQGNIVFHGEDVSGHDVRDRNVGFVFQHYALFRHMTVFDNVAFGLRMKPKNQRPSESQIAAKVHELLNMVQLDWLSDRYPEQLSGGQRQRIALARALAVEPKVLLLDEPFGALDAKVRKELRRWLARLHEDINLTSVFVTHDQEEAMEVADRIVVMNKGVIEQIGSPGDVYENPASDFVYHFLGDSNRLLLSDDNHVLFRPHEVSLSRHELEDHHAAEVRDIRPLGATTRVTLKVEGQTDLIEAEVVKDHDSLIGLAKGETLFFKPKVWQKVANL, via the coding sequence ATGTCGATCGAAGTGCGTAACGTCAGCAAGAATTTCAATGCGTTCAAAGCGCTGGACAACATCAGCCTCGATATCCAGAGCGGTGAGCTGGTCGCGTTGCTGGGCCCTTCGGGCTGCGGCAAAACCACCTTGCTGCGCATTATTGCCGGTCTGGAAACCCCGGATCAGGGCAATATCGTCTTTCACGGCGAAGACGTTTCCGGCCACGATGTGCGGGATCGCAACGTCGGTTTCGTGTTCCAGCATTACGCGTTGTTCCGCCACATGACGGTGTTCGACAACGTCGCGTTCGGCCTGCGCATGAAACCGAAGAACCAACGCCCGAGCGAAAGCCAGATCGCGGCCAAGGTCCACGAACTGCTGAACATGGTGCAACTGGACTGGCTGTCGGATCGTTATCCTGAGCAATTGTCCGGTGGTCAGCGTCAGCGTATCGCCCTGGCCCGTGCCCTGGCGGTCGAGCCGAAAGTATTGCTCCTCGATGAACCGTTCGGCGCCCTCGACGCCAAGGTGCGCAAGGAACTGCGGCGCTGGCTGGCGCGGCTGCACGAAGACATCAACCTGACTTCGGTGTTCGTGACCCACGACCAGGAAGAAGCAATGGAAGTCGCCGACCGTATCGTGGTGATGAACAAGGGCGTGATCGAGCAGATCGGCTCACCGGGCGACGTCTACGAAAACCCGGCCAGTGATTTCGTCTATCACTTCCTTGGCGACTCGAACCGCTTGCTGCTGAGCGACGACAACCATGTGCTGTTCCGCCCGCATGAAGTGTCGTTGTCCAGGCATGAGCTGGAAGATCACCATGCCGCTGAAGTGCGCGATATCCGCCCACTGGGTGCGACGACGCGGGTGACGCTGAAGGTCGAAGGGCAGACTGATCTGATCGAAGCCGAGGTGGTGAAAGACCACGACAGCCTGATCGGCCTGGCCAAGGGTGAAACGTTGTTCTTCAAACCGAAGGTCTGGCAGAAAGTCGCTAACCTCTAA
- the oscA gene encoding sulfur starvation response protein OscA yields the protein MSASLRSVDGQDESTILREIQSALRDLRFGAVEITVHNAQVVQIERKEKFRLQQPGKQPG from the coding sequence ATGAGCGCATCCCTTCGCAGCGTTGACGGTCAGGACGAAAGCACCATCTTGCGTGAAATCCAGAGCGCCTTGCGCGATCTGCGGTTCGGCGCGGTGGAGATCACTGTGCACAACGCGCAAGTCGTACAGATCGAACGCAAAGAGAAATTCCGTTTGCAGCAACCCGGTAAACAACCGGGCTGA
- the cysT gene encoding sulfate ABC transporter permease subunit CysT encodes MSRRISPVIPGFGLTLGYTLVYLSLIVLIPLAAMFVHAAQLTWDQFWTIISAPRVLAALKLSFGTALCAAIINGIIGTLLAWVLVRYTFPGRKVIDAMIDLPFALPTAVAGIALTALYTPTGLVGQFAADLGFKIAYTPLGITLALTFVTLPFVVRTVQPVLADIPREVEEAAACLGAKPLQVFRHILLPALLPAWLTGFALAFARGVGEYGSVIFIAGNMPMKTEILPLLIMVKLDQYDYTGATSIGVLMLVVSFVLLLLINLLQRRIETP; translated from the coding sequence ATGTCGCGTCGTATCTCCCCCGTCATACCCGGCTTCGGGCTGACGCTGGGTTACACCTTGGTGTACCTCAGCCTGATTGTGCTTATCCCGCTGGCGGCGATGTTCGTCCATGCCGCCCAGCTGACCTGGGATCAGTTCTGGACGATCATTTCCGCACCGCGTGTGCTGGCGGCGTTGAAGCTGAGCTTCGGTACCGCGCTGTGTGCGGCGATCATCAACGGCATCATCGGTACGTTGCTGGCCTGGGTGCTGGTGCGCTACACCTTCCCCGGGCGCAAGGTGATCGACGCGATGATCGATCTGCCGTTCGCCCTGCCCACCGCTGTGGCCGGCATCGCGCTGACGGCGCTGTACACGCCGACCGGTCTGGTCGGGCAGTTCGCCGCTGACCTCGGCTTCAAGATCGCCTACACGCCGCTGGGCATCACCCTTGCCCTGACTTTCGTGACCCTGCCGTTCGTGGTGCGCACGGTGCAGCCGGTGCTGGCCGATATTCCCCGTGAAGTCGAAGAAGCGGCCGCCTGCCTCGGTGCCAAGCCGTTGCAGGTGTTCCGTCACATTCTGCTGCCGGCGCTGCTGCCGGCCTGGCTGACCGGTTTCGCCCTGGCGTTCGCCCGTGGTGTCGGCGAGTACGGTTCGGTGATTTTCATCGCCGGCAACATGCCGATGAAAACCGAAATCCTGCCGCTGCTGATCATGGTCAAACTCGACCAGTACGATTACACCGGCGCCACCTCCATCGGCGTGCTGATGCTGGTGGTTTCCTTCGTCCTGTTGCTGCTGATCAACTTGCTGCAGCGGCGCATCGAAACCCCATAA
- the cysW gene encoding sulfate ABC transporter permease subunit CysW, translating to MSQSSIAAASSANAARRGSATSRRILIGLGWLIFFLFLLLPLFIVVSQGLKNGLGAFFTAIFEPDALSALKLTVIAVLISVPLNLVFGVSAAWCVSKYSFRGKSMLVTLIDLPFSVSPVIAGLVYVLMFGAQGLFGPWLQDHDIQIVFALPGIVLATIFVTVPFVARELIPLMQEQGTQEEEAARLLGANGWQMFWHVTVPNIKWGLIYGVVLCTARAMGEFGAVSVVSGHIRGVTNTLPLHVEILYNEYNHVAAFAVASLLLILALFILLLKQWSENRINRLRASAAED from the coding sequence ATGTCCCAATCGTCTATTGCGGCCGCGTCCTCGGCCAACGCTGCGCGGCGTGGCAGTGCGACCTCGCGCAGAATCCTGATCGGTCTTGGCTGGCTGATCTTTTTCCTGTTTCTGCTGCTGCCGCTGTTCATCGTTGTATCGCAGGGTTTGAAGAATGGCCTTGGCGCGTTCTTCACCGCGATTTTTGAACCGGACGCGCTGTCGGCGCTGAAACTGACGGTGATCGCCGTGCTGATCTCGGTGCCGCTGAACCTGGTGTTCGGCGTCAGTGCGGCGTGGTGCGTGAGCAAATACTCGTTCCGTGGCAAGAGCATGCTGGTCACGCTGATCGACCTGCCGTTCTCGGTGTCGCCGGTGATCGCCGGTCTGGTCTACGTGCTGATGTTCGGTGCGCAGGGCCTGTTCGGGCCGTGGCTGCAGGATCACGACATCCAGATCGTCTTCGCCTTGCCGGGCATTGTCCTGGCGACGATTTTCGTCACCGTGCCGTTCGTGGCTCGTGAACTGATCCCGCTGATGCAGGAGCAAGGCACCCAGGAAGAGGAGGCCGCGCGCCTGCTCGGTGCCAATGGCTGGCAGATGTTCTGGCACGTCACCGTACCCAACATCAAGTGGGGTCTGATTTATGGCGTGGTGCTGTGTACTGCGCGAGCCATGGGTGAGTTCGGTGCGGTGTCGGTGGTTTCCGGGCACATTCGCGGGGTGACCAACACCTTGCCGCTGCACGTCGAGATCCTCTACAACGAATACAACCACGTGGCCGCGTTCGCCGTGGCGAGCCTGTTGCTGATCCTCGCGCTCTTCATCCTGCTGCTCAAGCAGTGGAGCGAAAACCGTATCAACCGCCTGCGCGCCAGCGCCGCGGAGGACTAA
- a CDS encoding DUF962 domain-containing protein: MKSLVDHLSQYAAYHRDPRNIVSHFIGIPLIVVAVAVLLSRPEWSLGGLWVSPAVVVALASAWFYLRLELQLGVLMTLLMGLSVWVGHALAQQSTLVWLSSGLAMFVIGWAIQFVGHHYEGRKPAFVDDISGLIVGPLFVVAELAFLLGLRQELKQEIELRAGVVRVNPNRAAV, translated from the coding sequence ATGAAAAGCCTCGTCGACCACCTCAGTCAATACGCCGCCTACCACCGCGACCCGCGCAACATCGTCAGCCACTTTATCGGCATACCGCTGATCGTGGTGGCGGTCGCGGTTCTGCTGTCTCGCCCGGAGTGGTCGCTGGGCGGGTTGTGGGTATCTCCCGCCGTTGTCGTGGCGCTGGCGTCGGCGTGGTTCTACCTGCGTCTGGAGTTGCAGCTCGGCGTGTTGATGACGCTGCTGATGGGCCTGTCGGTGTGGGTCGGACATGCACTGGCGCAGCAAAGCACCCTGGTCTGGCTGAGCAGCGGCCTGGCGATGTTCGTGATCGGCTGGGCGATCCAGTTTGTCGGGCATCACTATGAAGGGCGCAAACCGGCGTTTGTCGATGACATCAGCGGGCTGATTGTCGGGCCATTGTTTGTCGTCGCGGAACTGGCGTTTTTGCTCGGGCTGCGGCAGGAATTGAAACAAGAGATCGAGTTGCGGGCGGGGGTGGTGCGGGTCAATCCGAATCGTGCGGCTGTTTAG
- a CDS encoding sulfate ABC transporter substrate-binding protein, whose protein sequence is MSSIRRYALAALASAVFAGSAVAKDYELLNVSYDPTRELYQEYNAEFIKFWQKDHAGDTVKIQQSHGGSGKQGRAVIDGLRADVVTLALAGDIDEIAKLGKTLPADWQKRLPEASTPYTSTIVFLVRKGNPKGIKDWGDLVKNDVSVITPNPKTSGGARWNFLAAWAYGLKANGGDEAKAKEYVQTLFKHVPILDTGARGSTITFVNNGQGDVLLAWENEAFLALKEDGGADKFDIVVPSLSILAEPPVAVVDKNAEKKGNAQIAEAYLKHLYSPAGQEIAAKNFYRPRDKDVAAKYAQQFPKLELVTIDKDFGGWKSAQPKFFNDGGVFDQIYQAQ, encoded by the coding sequence ATGTCGTCGATTCGCCGTTACGCTTTGGCCGCGCTGGCCAGTGCCGTGTTTGCCGGTTCCGCCGTTGCCAAGGATTACGAACTGCTCAACGTGTCGTATGACCCGACGCGCGAGCTGTATCAGGAATACAACGCCGAATTCATCAAGTTCTGGCAGAAGGATCATGCCGGCGACACGGTGAAAATCCAGCAATCCCATGGTGGTTCGGGCAAGCAGGGTCGTGCGGTGATCGACGGTCTGCGTGCTGACGTGGTGACCCTGGCCCTGGCCGGCGACATCGATGAAATCGCCAAGCTCGGCAAGACTCTGCCGGCCGACTGGCAGAAGCGTTTGCCGGAAGCGAGCACGCCGTACACCTCGACCATCGTGTTCCTGGTGCGCAAGGGCAACCCGAAAGGCATCAAGGACTGGGGCGATCTGGTCAAGAATGACGTCTCGGTGATCACGCCGAACCCGAAAACCTCGGGCGGTGCACGCTGGAACTTCCTCGCGGCGTGGGCCTATGGCCTGAAAGCCAACGGCGGGGATGAAGCCAAGGCCAAGGAATACGTACAAACCCTGTTCAAGCACGTGCCGATCCTCGACACCGGCGCCCGTGGTTCGACTATCACCTTCGTCAACAACGGTCAGGGCGACGTGTTGCTGGCCTGGGAAAACGAAGCGTTCCTGGCGCTGAAAGAGGACGGCGGCGCCGACAAGTTCGACATCGTCGTACCTTCGCTGTCGATCCTCGCCGAACCGCCAGTGGCCGTGGTCGACAAGAATGCCGAGAAGAAGGGCAACGCGCAGATCGCCGAAGCCTATCTCAAGCACCTGTACAGCCCGGCCGGCCAGGAAATCGCCGCGAAAAACTTCTATCGTCCACGTGACAAGGACGTAGCGGCCAAATATGCCCAGCAGTTCCCGAAACTGGAGCTGGTGACCATCGACAAGGACTTCGGCGGCTGGAAATCCGCGCAGCCGAAATTCTTCAACGACGGTGGCGTGTTCGACCAGATTTATCAGGCGCAGTAA